Proteins encoded together in one Orbaceae bacterium lpD01 window:
- a CDS encoding manganese efflux pump MntP family protein, with translation MEVLSIILIAFAMSTDAFAVSICKGVSMKNPTLYDAIKVGLLFGIIEAITPVLGWAIGYIAVDYIAQWDHWIILLIMLFLGSRMIRNGLKNEACCEHVEFVKKDSLFILILTAISTSIDAFAVGISLALANVNIIFAAILIGSVTCMMVILGIFLGKRIGGFIGKRAEIMGGIVLILIGVWTVINHVVV, from the coding sequence ATGGAAGTCTTATCTATTATATTAATTGCCTTCGCGATGTCGACGGATGCATTTGCTGTGTCGATTTGTAAAGGTGTTTCCATGAAAAATCCGACGCTTTATGATGCGATAAAAGTGGGATTACTATTTGGTATTATTGAAGCCATTACCCCGGTATTAGGGTGGGCGATTGGTTATATTGCTGTCGATTATATTGCACAATGGGATCATTGGATTATTTTACTTATTATGCTCTTCCTGGGTTCCCGAATGATTCGTAACGGCTTGAAAAATGAAGCGTGTTGTGAGCATGTCGAGTTTGTCAAAAAAGACTCTCTTTTTATCCTCATACTGACGGCGATCTCAACTAGTATCGATGCTTTTGCGGTCGGCATCAGTTTGGCATTAGCTAATGTGAATATTATTTTTGCCGCTATTTTGATTGGTTCGGTAACCTGTATGATGGTTATTTTAGGGATCTTTTTAGGCAAGAGAATCGGTGGTTTTATTGGTAAGCGCGCTGAAATTATGGGGGGTATAGTTTTAATACTCATTGGCGTATGGACAGTCATCAACCATGTGGTTGTTTAA
- a CDS encoding Sua5/YciO/YrdC/YwlC family protein, translated as MIGLLSIEDTIDCLKDEQVIAYPTESIFGLGCDPDSEQAVTALLKIKQRSVEKGLILIADHYEQLLPYIDDSQLDCKQKEQIFASWPGPVTWIMPKNQQTPYFLTGQFHSIAVRVTAHPLVKSLCYQYGKPIVSTSANLSGYEPCKTEAEIWQQFGHNFPILHGNLGGGSQPSQIRDSRTGHIIRS; from the coding sequence ATGATCGGACTATTATCAATTGAAGATACTATCGATTGTCTGAAAGATGAACAGGTGATTGCTTATCCAACAGAATCTATTTTTGGTTTGGGCTGCGATCCCGATAGTGAACAGGCAGTGACTGCATTATTAAAGATTAAACAGCGATCTGTCGAAAAAGGATTGATTTTAATTGCCGACCATTATGAGCAACTACTACCTTATATCGATGATAGCCAATTAGATTGCAAGCAAAAAGAGCAAATTTTTGCTTCATGGCCAGGGCCTGTGACCTGGATTATGCCAAAGAATCAGCAAACGCCCTATTTTTTAACTGGTCAGTTTCATTCAATTGCAGTTCGTGTCACCGCCCATCCTTTAGTAAAATCGCTCTGTTACCAGTATGGTAAACCAATTGTCTCAACCAGCGCTAATTTATCGGGATATGAGCCTTGTAAAACCGAAGCCGAAATCTGGCAACAGTTCGGTCATAATTTCCCAATATTACACGGTAATCTTGGCGGCGGCAGCCAACCATCACAAATTAGAGATAGTCGCACCGGTCATATTATTCGTAGCTAA
- the dprA gene encoding DNA-processing protein DprA translates to MNIYELFIRFSMINGRKLSKIKQLIPNACDQTETNVKEMLHELGFSQQQQDAFWQADRQKIKSALHWLDKSDHHLITYLDKRYPPLLKQINSAPLLLFVKGNQTLLTYPQIAMVGSRHCSHYGAQWSRYFAGQLATQGLTITSGLALGIDALCHLGALDVKGKTIAVLGSGLNHIIPRTHFGLAQDILYHHGAIISEFLPDEVAKPMHFPRRNRIISGLSLATFVVEASIKSGSLITAKYALEQNRDVFALPGDISDENYHGAHQLIQQGAYLVTTPEDILVHLHHSSLYRLINKQSGLSQTNNTDILSVKENKKNYPHPEIFAMIQQKPMPIDVIAQSLSLSVTDVTIKLLDLELAGAIKSVRGGYIRCTTAL, encoded by the coding sequence ATGAATATATATGAATTATTTATTCGATTTTCAATGATTAATGGTCGAAAACTATCAAAAATAAAACAGTTAATACCTAACGCTTGCGACCAAACAGAGACTAATGTTAAAGAGATGCTGCATGAATTAGGTTTTAGTCAACAGCAGCAGGATGCTTTCTGGCAGGCAGATCGACAAAAAATCAAGTCCGCACTTCACTGGCTAGATAAATCTGATCATCATCTGATTACCTATCTTGATAAACGATATCCACCTTTACTTAAACAAATTAATAGTGCGCCACTATTACTCTTTGTGAAAGGAAATCAAACATTACTCACTTATCCACAAATTGCCATGGTCGGTAGCCGCCACTGTAGCCACTACGGCGCACAATGGTCCCGTTATTTTGCTGGTCAATTAGCGACACAAGGACTAACAATAACCAGCGGACTCGCTTTAGGGATTGATGCACTTTGTCATTTGGGGGCTTTAGATGTAAAAGGCAAGACGATTGCGGTATTGGGTAGTGGCCTGAATCATATTATTCCCAGAACACATTTTGGTTTGGCACAAGATATTCTTTATCACCATGGCGCCATTATTTCTGAGTTTTTACCGGATGAAGTAGCCAAGCCCATGCACTTTCCACGTCGCAATCGAATTATTAGCGGCTTGAGTTTAGCCACCTTTGTGGTTGAAGCCTCGATAAAAAGTGGTTCACTGATTACCGCCAAATACGCCCTTGAACAGAATCGAGATGTTTTTGCTTTACCTGGCGATATCAGCGATGAAAACTATCACGGTGCACATCAACTTATTCAGCAAGGTGCTTACTTGGTTACCACCCCAGAGGATATCCTGGTACATCTACATCACTCTAGTTTATATCGATTAATCAATAAACAATCTGGCTTATCGCAGACAAATAATACAGACATATTAAGCGTAAAAGAAAATAAAAAAAACTATCCCCATCCAGAGATATTCGCTATGATTCAACAAAAACCGATGCCGATAGATGTTATTGCTCAATCACTCTCATTATCGGTCACCGACGTGACAATAAAGTTACTAGATTTAGAATTAGCTGGCGCGATAAAATCGGTAAGGGGTGGGTATATCCGTTGTACCACAGCACTCTGA
- the def gene encoding peptide deformylase: MAILPVLRLPDERLRTKAKLVTQITPEIQQVIDDMIETMYAEEGIGLAATQVDFHHRVVVIDVSETRDQALVIINPEVIEKSGETGIDEGCLSIPDTSAFVPRAEKIKIKALDRDGQSYEIDADGLLAICIQHEMDHLDGKLFIDYLSPLKRQRIMQKLEKQARLETRQ; this comes from the coding sequence ATGGCTATTTTACCTGTATTACGATTACCGGACGAGCGATTAAGGACTAAAGCAAAATTAGTCACGCAAATTACACCTGAAATTCAGCAAGTGATTGATGATATGATAGAGACGATGTATGCCGAAGAAGGGATTGGATTAGCGGCGACACAAGTCGATTTTCATCACCGTGTTGTGGTTATTGATGTATCCGAAACTCGTGATCAGGCTTTGGTTATTATCAATCCTGAAGTTATTGAAAAATCCGGTGAAACGGGTATTGATGAAGGATGCCTCTCCATACCTGATACCAGTGCATTTGTACCCCGTGCAGAAAAAATCAAAATTAAAGCACTTGATCGTGACGGTCAATCTTATGAGATTGATGCGGATGGCTTACTGGCAATTTGTATTCAACATGAGATGGATCATTTAGACGGTAAATTATTTATCGATTATCTCTCACCGCTTAAACGCCAGCGTATTATGCAAAAACTAGAGAAACAGGCTCGTCTGGAGACCAGACAATAG
- a CDS encoding NADH:flavin oxidoreductase/NADH oxidase, with the protein MSQLFTPIKIGRQSLDNRLVIPPMCQYSAKDGLPTDWHLMHYGSLSHSGAGLMIMEATAICPAGRLSPFDLGLWSDDHQLAMKKLLDSIRQYSPMPIAVQLVHAGRKASMSQPWQNFHYVKPADGGWQTVAPSAIPVNDNYGTPVALSKNEIQAIITQFAQSAIYADKAGFDMIEIHAAHGYLLHQFLSPIANQRTDEYGDSLENRIRIVIEVYQAIRAVLPTHKAVGIRISATDWIEHGWDLSQSLVLCQKLAALGCSYIHVSSGGLSDAQQIPVGPNYQVNFAQAIKSHIDIPVIAVGLITEAIQAEAIVSTGQADMVAVGRGMLYNPHWGWQAAETLQAQVIAPPQYLCSTPHGVKNLFK; encoded by the coding sequence ATGAGTCAGCTTTTTACACCGATTAAAATTGGTCGTCAGAGTTTAGACAATCGTCTAGTGATTCCACCGATGTGTCAGTATTCAGCGAAAGATGGATTGCCGACTGACTGGCATCTTATGCATTATGGTTCGTTGTCTCATTCGGGCGCGGGTTTAATGATTATGGAGGCCACCGCCATTTGTCCAGCAGGTCGTTTATCACCCTTTGATTTAGGTTTATGGAGTGATGATCATCAACTAGCGATGAAAAAATTACTCGATTCAATCCGGCAATATTCGCCGATGCCGATTGCGGTGCAGTTGGTACATGCCGGTCGCAAAGCCTCAATGAGTCAACCGTGGCAGAATTTTCACTATGTAAAACCGGCTGATGGAGGCTGGCAAACTGTTGCGCCTTCGGCTATTCCGGTAAATGATAATTATGGTACGCCTGTCGCGTTATCTAAAAACGAAATCCAAGCGATCATTACTCAATTTGCGCAGTCTGCTATTTATGCCGATAAAGCGGGTTTTGATATGATTGAAATTCACGCTGCACATGGCTATTTACTTCATCAATTTTTATCGCCAATAGCGAATCAGCGTACTGATGAGTATGGGGATAGTTTAGAGAATCGAATACGTATTGTTATTGAAGTTTATCAGGCGATTAGAGCCGTATTGCCAACGCATAAAGCGGTAGGTATTCGTATTTCAGCGACAGATTGGATTGAGCATGGTTGGGATTTATCCCAATCTTTGGTGTTATGTCAAAAGTTGGCTGCACTCGGATGCAGCTATATTCACGTTTCCTCTGGTGGATTATCAGATGCGCAGCAGATACCGGTTGGTCCAAATTATCAAGTTAATTTTGCCCAAGCGATTAAATCTCATATTGATATTCCGGTGATAGCGGTCGGATTAATCACTGAAGCCATTCAGGCTGAAGCCATAGTGAGCACAGGTCAGGCTGATATGGTCGCGGTTGGACGAGGTATGCTTTATAATCCACATTGGGGCTGGCAAGCTGCCGAAACATTACAGGCACAAGTGATTGCCCCGCCACAATATCTGTGCAGTACTCCCCATGGCGTAAAAAACTTATTTAAATAA
- the rpsB gene encoding 30S ribosomal protein S2 — translation MSITVSMRDMLQAGVHFGHQTRYWNPKMKPFIFGARNKVHIINLEKTVPMFNDALAELNKIAARRGKILFVGTKRAASENIKQAAESCDQFYVNHRWLGGMLTNWKTVRQSIKRLKDLENQTQDGTFEKLTKKEVLMRTREMAKLENSLGGIKNMGGLPDAIFVIGADHEHIAIKEANNLGIPVFAIVDTNSSPDGIDYVIPGNDDAIRAIQLYATAVAQAIRAGREQNTAPVSEETFVESAE, via the coding sequence ATGAGTATTACTGTATCTATGCGCGATATGCTGCAAGCTGGTGTTCACTTCGGTCACCAAACTCGTTACTGGAACCCAAAAATGAAACCGTTTATTTTCGGTGCTCGTAACAAGGTTCATATCATCAACTTGGAAAAAACAGTGCCAATGTTTAATGATGCATTAGCTGAATTAAATAAAATTGCAGCACGCCGTGGCAAAATTCTTTTCGTTGGTACTAAACGTGCAGCAAGCGAAAATATCAAACAAGCAGCTGAAAGCTGTGATCAGTTTTATGTTAATCACCGTTGGTTAGGTGGTATGTTGACTAACTGGAAAACAGTTCGTCAATCAATCAAGCGTTTGAAAGATTTAGAAAATCAAACTCAAGATGGTACTTTTGAAAAACTGACCAAAAAAGAAGTTTTGATGCGTACGCGTGAAATGGCTAAATTAGAAAATAGCCTTGGCGGTATCAAAAATATGGGCGGTTTACCTGACGCTATTTTTGTTATTGGCGCTGATCACGAGCATATCGCTATCAAAGAAGCAAATAACCTAGGTATTCCTGTATTTGCAATCGTTGATACAAACTCTAGTCCAGATGGTATCGATTACGTCATTCCTGGTAATGATGATGCGATTCGTGCAATTCAATTATATGCAACTGCAGTAGCACAAGCTATTCGTGCAGGACGCGAGCAAAATACAGCACCAGTTTCTGAAGAAACTTTCGTAGAATCTGCTGAATAA
- the tsf gene encoding translation elongation factor Ts: MAEVTAAMVKELRERTGAGMMECKKALVEANGDIELAIDNMRKSGQAKAAKKAGRVAAEGVIVTKIADGNKFGVILEINCETDFVAKDESFLAFSNEVAQAALDDRITDVTVLQARFEEKRAQLVAKIGENIGIRRVAEVSGDMVGAYQHGARIGVLVAASGADADTIKHVAMHIAASKPEFVNPEDVSADVVAHEREIQIDIAIQSGKPREIAEKMIEGRMRKFTGEISLTGQAFVMDPSKTVGDILKERKATVATFIRYEVGEGVEKVEVDFAAEVAAMSKQS, encoded by the coding sequence ATGGCTGAAGTAACTGCTGCAATGGTGAAAGAACTGCGCGAAAGAACTGGCGCAGGTATGATGGAATGTAAAAAAGCATTAGTTGAAGCGAATGGCGATATAGAGCTAGCTATCGATAATATGCGTAAATCAGGTCAAGCGAAAGCGGCTAAAAAAGCGGGCCGTGTTGCGGCTGAAGGTGTGATTGTCACTAAAATTGCAGATGGTAACAAATTTGGTGTTATTTTAGAAATCAACTGTGAAACTGACTTTGTTGCTAAAGACGAAAGTTTTCTTGCTTTCAGTAACGAAGTTGCTCAAGCTGCGTTAGATGATCGCATTACTGATGTGACTGTATTACAAGCACGTTTTGAAGAAAAACGCGCTCAGTTAGTCGCTAAAATCGGTGAAAATATTGGTATTCGTCGTGTTGCTGAAGTGTCTGGCGATATGGTTGGCGCATATCAACACGGTGCACGTATCGGTGTATTAGTTGCCGCTTCTGGTGCTGATGCAGACACAATTAAGCATGTTGCAATGCACATTGCAGCAAGCAAACCAGAATTCGTTAACCCTGAAGATGTATCTGCTGATGTTGTTGCGCACGAGCGTGAAATTCAGATCGATATTGCGATTCAGTCAGGTAAACCACGTGAAATCGCAGAGAAGATGATCGAAGGTCGTATGCGTAAATTTACTGGTGAGATCTCGCTTACTGGTCAAGCTTTTGTTATGGATCCAAGTAAAACTGTTGGTGATATATTAAAAGAGCGCAAAGCAACTGTCGCAACCTTTATCCGTTATGAAGTGGGTGAAGGCGTTGAGAAAGTTGAAGTAGATTTTGCTGCCGAAGTCGCGGCGATGTCTAAACAATCTTAA
- the pyrH gene encoding UMP kinase, giving the protein MITNSKPIYKRILLKLSGEALQGDEGFGIDATVLDRMALEIKELIEMGIQVGVVIGGGNLFRGAGLAKAGMNRVVGDHMGMLATVMNGLAMRDALHRAYVNARLMSAIPLNGVCDDYSWTEAISLLRHGKVVIFSAGTGNPFFTTDSAACLRGIEIEADIVLKATKVEGVYTADPEKDPNATRYETLTYDKVLDDELKVMDLAAFTLARDHNLPICVFNMNKPGALRRVIMGEKEGTLINRHVSVS; this is encoded by the coding sequence ATGATTACAAATTCTAAACCAATATATAAGCGCATTTTACTCAAGCTCAGCGGTGAAGCTTTGCAGGGTGATGAAGGCTTTGGTATTGATGCTACAGTCCTTGATCGTATGGCGCTTGAGATTAAAGAACTCATCGAGATGGGTATTCAGGTTGGTGTTGTAATCGGCGGTGGTAATTTATTCCGCGGTGCCGGACTTGCAAAAGCAGGGATGAATCGTGTTGTGGGCGACCATATGGGGATGCTGGCAACAGTGATGAATGGTCTTGCGATGCGCGATGCATTACATCGTGCTTATGTGAATGCGCGATTAATGTCAGCCATTCCATTAAATGGTGTTTGTGATGATTATAGTTGGACTGAGGCGATCAGTTTACTGCGTCACGGTAAAGTGGTGATTTTCTCTGCTGGTACCGGTAATCCATTCTTTACAACGGATTCAGCGGCTTGCTTGCGTGGTATTGAAATTGAAGCTGATATTGTGCTGAAAGCGACAAAAGTGGAAGGCGTGTATACTGCAGATCCAGAGAAAGATCCAAATGCCACTCGTTATGAAACTTTAACTTATGATAAAGTGCTCGATGATGAATTAAAGGTGATGGATTTAGCTGCTTTCACCTTAGCCAGAGACCATAATTTGCCTATTTGCGTGTTCAACATGAATAAGCCAGGGGCGTTACGCCGGGTAATTATGGGTGAAAAAGAAGGGACATTGATTAATCGTCACGTGTCGGTTAGTTAA
- the frr gene encoding ribosome recycling factor, translated as MINEIQKDAETRMEKSLEAFQQHISKIRTGRASPSLLDGLQVQYYGSATPLRQVANVVVEDSRTLAISVFDKSLIQAVEKAILTSDLGLNPSSAGTIIRVPLPPLTEERRRDLTKIVRNEAEQGRVSIRNIRRDANDQIKALLKDKEISEDDERKAQDVTQKLTDNMIKKLDIALADKEKELMAF; from the coding sequence ATGATTAATGAAATTCAAAAAGATGCTGAAACGCGCATGGAAAAAAGTTTGGAAGCTTTTCAGCAGCATATTTCAAAGATTCGTACCGGTCGTGCGTCTCCTAGCTTATTAGACGGCCTTCAGGTTCAATATTATGGCAGTGCAACCCCATTACGCCAAGTGGCTAATGTGGTCGTTGAAGACTCAAGAACACTGGCGATCAGTGTATTTGATAAATCACTGATCCAAGCGGTTGAAAAAGCAATTTTAACTTCAGATTTAGGCTTAAATCCGTCTTCAGCGGGAACCATCATTCGCGTACCGCTTCCACCATTAACGGAAGAGCGTCGTCGTGATTTAACTAAAATTGTTAGAAATGAAGCGGAACAGGGTCGTGTTTCAATTCGAAATATCCGTCGTGATGCGAATGATCAGATAAAAGCTTTATTGAAAGATAAAGAAATTTCAGAAGATGATGAGCGTAAAGCGCAAGATGTTACGCAAAAACTGACTGATAATATGATTAAAAAATTAGATATTGCATTAGCTGATAAAGAAAAAGAGCTAATGGCATTCTAA
- the ispC gene encoding 1-deoxy-D-xylulose-5-phosphate reductoisomerase: protein MEKIAILGSTGSIGCSTLSVIRHNPTRFQAYVLVGGYNYKKMFEQCVEFKPTYVAMADAASANQLKALLDAHHLKINVTSGQQASCDLVSLPEVSQVMAAIVGAAGLIPTLAAIKQGKRILLANKEALVTCGHLFMQAVKTYNAQLLPVDSEHNAIYQSLPIAAQQDLGFANLAEQGITKIILTGSGGPFRDKPISELGDVSPQQAIAHPNWSMGRKISVDSATMMNKGLEYIEARWLFNACAAEMEIIIHPQSIIHSMVRYEDGSVIAQLGNPDMCTPIAYAMAYPARIVSGVAPLDFYQLSGLTFKQPDFARYPCLKLAIAASQAGQSATTILNAANEIAVEAFLNGQVGFMDIAEIVENALNSLSPSAPRCVEEVLDIDAAAREKTVDIIKKSYF, encoded by the coding sequence ATGGAAAAAATCGCAATTTTAGGCTCTACTGGCTCGATAGGTTGTAGTACGTTATCGGTGATTCGACATAATCCTACCCGTTTTCAAGCTTATGTGCTGGTGGGTGGTTATAATTATAAAAAAATGTTTGAGCAGTGTGTTGAGTTTAAACCCACTTATGTTGCGATGGCAGATGCCGCTTCAGCTAATCAGTTAAAAGCGCTACTAGATGCGCATCACTTAAAAATCAACGTTACCAGCGGCCAGCAAGCCAGTTGTGATTTAGTCAGTTTACCGGAAGTCTCTCAGGTGATGGCGGCGATTGTCGGTGCAGCAGGGCTCATCCCAACTTTAGCGGCAATCAAACAAGGTAAACGTATTTTATTGGCGAATAAAGAGGCGTTAGTCACCTGTGGTCATCTATTTATGCAAGCGGTCAAAACCTATAATGCACAACTATTACCGGTTGATAGTGAGCATAATGCCATTTATCAAAGTTTACCGATTGCTGCTCAGCAAGATTTAGGTTTCGCAAATTTAGCTGAACAAGGTATTACCAAAATTATTCTGACTGGTTCGGGAGGTCCTTTTCGCGATAAGCCGATCAGCGAGCTGGGTGATGTATCGCCGCAGCAGGCGATTGCACATCCTAATTGGTCAATGGGGCGTAAAATTTCTGTTGATTCGGCAACAATGATGAATAAAGGTCTTGAGTATATTGAAGCGAGATGGTTATTTAATGCCTGTGCCGCTGAAATGGAGATTATCATTCATCCCCAATCGATTATTCACTCCATGGTGCGCTATGAAGATGGTTCAGTTATTGCTCAATTGGGCAATCCGGACATGTGTACGCCGATAGCTTATGCGATGGCTTATCCGGCTCGAATTGTATCCGGTGTTGCCCCATTAGATTTTTATCAGTTATCCGGTTTGACATTTAAACAGCCAGATTTTGCACGTTATCCTTGCTTAAAACTAGCTATTGCGGCTTCTCAAGCAGGACAAAGTGCGACAACCATTTTAAATGCCGCGAATGAGATAGCGGTGGAGGCATTTCTTAATGGACAAGTTGGTTTTATGGATATTGCTGAAATCGTAGAAAATGCACTGAATAGTCTAAGTCCTTCAGCGCCTCGTTGTGTGGAAGAGGTATTAGATATTGATGCAGCTGCTCGTGAAAAAACAGTAGATATAATAAAAAAATCCTATTTTTAA